atggaagagaaggagaatgcaagagagagagagtgagagagagactgaCCTGGTTGAGGAAAGGATAAgacaagcagaagcaacgaTAGAGTCACGCCAAGCGGTAAAGGGAATAGAGGAAATgccagcagaagcagcggcTGCTGTGCTAGATCAGAAGGCTGACGCTGTCTCGCCGGTGAGTTGGGATGTATCCtgcaagcacaagcacaagcacagcacaagCACGAAGCAGCTCTGGCGGCGTCGGGCCCAGGATGAAGCTTTCCGGAGGGGACCAGAAAGAGGGCCTTTGGGAGGGACAAGATCTCAAGGTCCGGGACCGAAGCGTGGGGAAGGCCAAAGGGCAGCTGCAGCACGACGAGCGTGTCCTGGGGGTCGAATGAGGAGGCGGCAGGTGGGTGACCAGCTGTCGTGGCTCGAATGCGGGATCGAGGAGCCTATGCAGGCTAGCCTAACGAGCAGCGAACTGGCCcaacgaagatgaaggtgcccaaagaggagaggagagtcTGTCGAGCAGGCGACGTCTTTTTGTGGTGGCAAGAGAGGGCTTGGGGAgggcaaaagagagaaaatccGAGATTGCAAAGAGCAGACTGGGCTGAGTAATTAATTCCGCTGGACTGCCAGAACAGACACAGATGCAGAACAATGCCAGCTGGTTTCGTACGTACGTGTAGTATCCCCAGGCCGTACAGTATCTGCCGTGGCCGAGACGCAGAGTCGCAGTCCGTCTTCCCGTAGCAGCACTTCGTACTTGTAATCTAAAAGGTGGCGGTCGATTCTTGCAGTCTGGATATGTGGCCGCTGGCGTCTCGTTGTCCGTGCAGCAATGGAGCCGCTGGTGTCACACAAGCAAGACAcgacacacacacacacacacacacaaggGAGGCTGGTGGACCGACCGCTGACTTGTTGACCGTggtgaggagagagatgggctGGTCTCATGCAGCGAAAACTCAGCAGGCGGATGGAGCCGGCAGAGGGCCAAACCGATTGACGGCGGTTCGTCTCACCAATCGGGTCTGGCCTAGCGAGACACTGATATCCTCTGCCTGCAGCGGCCCCGTCGTGTCCGTACCggtgccttttcttttgctctttgcCTTGTGTTGCCTGCGGGCGTGCTGTGCCGTAGACTATATGCTGTATGTATTATGTAGGTGCTTGCTGCGGGAATGCGGGCAAACAGGTGGGAAAGTCACCTGCGGATGGAGACGTTGAAGCCGCAAATCTGCGAGTAACAGCATATCAGACAGCCAGGCCGACGAGCGGGCATCTAGACTAGCTGGCAGCCAGCGAGATTTCACCGCACTTTGTAGCATTGGGAAGCGGGCTCGAGCATGCACCGTCGAATCACGAGGGGCGGGACATGCATGGACGAGGCCCGCCGTTGGCCGGATGGCTTCCCTGTGGACAAGGCTGCGAGGAGCTAGAGGAGCCCTAGCAGCCAGCAGAGGTCACGATGCGCTGACTATGCTGGGAAACTGGTGAtatgcgatgcgatgctggCTGGCAGTGGTAGAGATCTGCCATGCTCTAGCTGTTGActtgtctcttgtctgctctgcttcgCCCCTCCGCGAGAGGCATGCCGGCACCGGGTGCTTCTGTTgaccgtactcgtacatggcaCTGGCGATctgacagcagcagcaaatcaaatcacagGCTGCCGACCTCAATTCTGCACTCGTGCgtgctttttctccttctcctcttctcttcgctgTCACGGATTCGACATGGGGGACTGAAGAGCCAGGGTCCAGTGATTGGCCTCAAAGCGGGGGTGCCAGACAAAATGGAATCAAGCTTAGAAAAGTCGAGTGTTGATTACAGCGCAGTTGCTGTTGCCAGCTGGACTCGCTGAGTTGGCAACACCTGCAGCGTGTGTACAGGGTACATGCAAATGCACAAATCCAATGAGTGCAAACTGACTCATTCGTGTACGTCGTTATGCACCTATGCATTGAAGAGTCGTACAAACAACCGCTAGAGCTTGTAGCAGCAACTCCAGCAATCCAGCCTCCCGTCTTCTGCCTATTATTATAGCGGCTGATCAAGCTTCTGGTGCTTGATTCAATTGAGCCTCTGATCGGCCTCCAAACCCCGCCATGCCCGTTATTATGCCGGCGCTGGTGGGGTCAAGCCCCGGCTACAGGCCGTAGTTACCACTAGAACCCCTCCATATCCAGCGGGTGAGCCATTGGGTTCTTATCTTATCGGCGACGCAGCATCGTCAAAATTTCTGGTGCATCAATGTCGCATCATCAGACACACCCGTATATAATCATGGGCGAGCAACTACAGCGGCGCAAATAATCTCATCATGCCGCCTCGGTGTCCCGGCCCGTCTCAGCTGCCTCTGGCGCCGTTCCTCTACCCGGCACTCTTTCGCCCTCGGCTCGTCCACTCTGCGCTGCTCCGAACGACTCTCACTCGTCactcttcgtcctcttcgtctccCTTGAACAGCCTCCCCGAGTCGCGACTGAATCCCGCACCGGACGACTATGCGGCGCCGAGCTTTGCTGATAAAGCCGAATTGACGCTTTATGCCGGCCGTGGGGGCAACGGCTGCGTCTCCTTCCAGCGAGAGGCTTTTCTCCCTGACGGCCCCCCCAATGGTGGCGACGGCGGCATAGGGGGCAATGTCTATATCCAAGCGGCGCATGGTGAAACCTCATTGCATAAACTGGCTCGTCGACGCTTCGTCCGTGCTGGGCGCGGAAGGCACGGACAGGGAAGTGGAAAAGGAGGCATGCGAGGAGAAGACGTTGTCATTACTGTTCCCGTGGGCACAATCGTCCAAGAGATTGAGCGCCATGACCCAGCAGCCGAAGAGGAGATGGCCATGAAGGCATACAATGCGCTGAAGAAACAGAGGCGACGCGAGCTTTtggctcagcagcaacaggaaTTAGAGTcaaaagtagaagaagaagcagaagaagaggaagacgccATGGATGAGCGACGCTCAAAGAAATACAGTCCCGAGGACGACTACGATCCAGATGCCGATGATCCGGAGCGGGAGAAGTGGCTTCTCTATCCTGGCATGTCCAAAAACGACATGAAATCAGCAGAGTTCCCCAAACTGCCCAAGAGAACTcgcttcttccagcagccTGCTGCGCCAGTCTATCTCGACCTCTCCAGACCGACGCCCACGCCCATCCTGCTGGCCGCAGGTGGTATCAACGGCCTCGGAAACCCTCATTTTACCTCGAGAAATCACCCCCGACCGGTCTTCGCCACCAAGGGTGATGAAGCCGTGACTATGAAAATCTCCCTAGAGCTCAAGCTCCTCGCAGATGTAGGTCTGGTGGGTTTGCCCAACGCCGGCAAAA
This genomic stretch from Trichoderma breve strain T069 chromosome 1, whole genome shotgun sequence harbors:
- a CDS encoding GTP1/OBG domain-containing protein, with the translated sequence MPPRCPGPSQLPLAPFLYPALFRPRLVHSALLRTTLTRHSSSSSSPLNSLPESRLNPAPDDYAAPSFADKAELTLYAGRGGNGCVSFQREAFLPDGPPNGGDGGIGGNVYIQAAHGETSLHKLARRRFVRAGRGRHGQGSGKGGMRGEDVVITVPVGTIVQEIERHDPAAEEEMAMKAYNALKKQRRRELLAQQQQELESKVEEEAEEEEDAMDERRSKKYSPEDDYDPDADDPEREKWLLYPGMSKNDMKSAEFPKLPKRTRFFQQPAAPVYLDLSRPTPTPILLAAGGINGLGNPHFTSRNHPRPVFATKGDEAVTMKISLELKLLADVGLVGLPNAGKSTLLRALTNSRTRVGNWAFTTLQPNIGTVVLDRYSGRPSVKPRRHRYPSSSQEANTDDSALGEPRTRFSVADIPGLIEGAHLDRGLGIAFLRHVERAGVLAFVIDLSAGNAVKALQSLWREVSLYAEMRQEEERSREIEARVDWDLASQVTRGPVNLMGASYGTPLPMQEAQTRTPTLHIAGKPWFIVATKADLADTQDNFRELKSYLDDVTEGREPHPSGVEGAWTKSCAAIPVSAIHGQGVDRIVHWTVGLLDE